One genomic segment of Mytilus trossulus isolate FHL-02 chromosome 4, PNRI_Mtr1.1.1.hap1, whole genome shotgun sequence includes these proteins:
- the LOC134716750 gene encoding carbohydrate sulfotransferase 15-like gives MKRRQRRILISCLCGIFFLCMFLNFNIDSLNNNIHTNGAFKRIHILQSAKTSNISITTNRMYNRNPLFSKQICSEIGLTPVGQTQVNKLLDFRKTGPFRFFKNYKNPCFYRNVTYLGGKELKTPTLAIRCLPYFFIVGMPKSGTTDVWHGLEQHPGVAIRHGKEPMYFTRRRYPRANWSLDQYLDHFDTATDMIKSTPSPDKWTDDDLYYFLITGEGTVDVSHDNDRWQEIPGNEDCNEPRILNAHYLYHLNPNMRLIFMMRDPINRVYSDYLYESQFFGYNKTVADFHVAVLESITQHMVCRKHYSERGCAYNSSLESFKARLRVGMYYVFLEDWYRVFPKDQVMVIKFEEYMRNRIEYLKEVFKFLKLRPLSVSEEQKQRKRIISNTRSKEDRQIGDMSKKTRMLLQEFYHPFNKHLSILLNDNKYMWGS, from the exons ATGAAAAGACGACAACGTAGGattttaatttcctgtttatgTGGAATATTTTTCCTTTGTATGTTTCtgaactttaatattgattccTTGAACAACAACATACACACAAATGGTGCTTTTAAAAGAATACATATACTACAAAGTGCTAAAACATCAAACATTAGTATCACAACTAACCGTATGTACAACCGAAATCCACTGTTCAGTAAACAGATATGTTCAGAGATAGGACTTACACCAGTTGGACAAACACAGGTCAATAAACTTTTGGATTTTCGCAAAACG GGTCCTTTTAGGTTTTTTAAGAATTACAAGAATCCTTGTTTTTATCGTAATGTGACATACTTGGGCGGTAAAGAATTGAAGACGCCAACGCTTGCTATACGCTGTCTCCCTTACTTCTTTATTGTTGGTATGCCGAAAAGTGGTACTACAGATGTCTGGCACGGGTTAGAGCAACACCCAGGAGTAGCTATCAGACATGGAAAAGAACCTATGTACTTTACCAGGAGGCGTTATCCAAGAG cAAATTGGAGTCTAGATCAGTATTTAGACCATTTCGACACTGCAACTGATATGATCAAATCAACACCATCACCAGACAAATGGACTGATGATGACTTATATTACTTTCTGATTACAG GAGAAGGAACCGTTGACGTGTCACATGATAATGACAGATGGCAGGAAATTCCTGGGAATGAAGATTGTAACGAACCTCGTATTTTAAATGCTCATTACCTTTATCATTTGAATCCGAACATGAGACTCATATTTATGATGAGGGATCCTATTAACAG ggTATATTCTGACTATTTATATGAATCTCAGTTTTTCGGATATAATAAAACCGTAGCAGATTTTCATGTTGCAGTTCTTGAATCAATCACTCAACACATGGTATGCCGAAAACATTATTCAGAACGAGGTTGTGCTTACAATTCTTCATTGGAATCATTTAAG GCTCGTTTGCGGGTAGGAATGTACTATGTATTTTTAGAAGATTGGTATAGGGTATTTCCAAAAGACCAAGTGATGGTGATTAAATTTGAGGAATATATGCGAAATCGTATTGAGTACTTGAAAGAAGtgttcaagtttttaaaattaa GGCCATTATCAGTGTCTGAAGAACAGAAACAAAGGAAACGAATCATATCAAATACAAGAAGTAAAGAAGACCGGCAGATTGGAGACATGTCGAAAAAAACTAGAAtgttattgcaagaattttatCATCCTTTTAATAAACATTTGTCCATTTTACTTAACGATAATAAATACATGTGGGGAAGCTGA